One region of Gigantopelta aegis isolate Gae_Host chromosome 7, Gae_host_genome, whole genome shotgun sequence genomic DNA includes:
- the LOC121376858 gene encoding uncharacterized protein LOC121376858 yields MKYTLLLILLVAITLTPQADGGWIRWRWRKAADIATTAAAVSVIVGKRGLSEFDTNKDGHVDESELEDLFNTQEVRDIIERADGKDGNKISLKEFQQFMER; encoded by the exons atgAAGTACACTCTACTGCTGATACTACTGGTGGCCATCACACTTACTCCCCAGGCAGACGGGGGATGGATCAGATGGAGGTGGAGGAAAGCCGCAGATATAGCAACAACTGCAGCAGCTGTCTCAGTGATTGTCGGCAAGCGAG gtctcTCTGAGTTTGACACCAACAAGGACGGACATGTGGACGAGTCTGAACTAGAAGACTTGTTTAACACGCAGGAGGTTCGGGACATCATCGAGAGAGCTGATGGAAAAGACG GAAACAAGATATCTTTGAAAGAGTTCCAGCAATTCATGGAGAGATAA